From the genome of Candidatus Palauibacter scopulicola, one region includes:
- a CDS encoding cold shock domain-containing protein translates to MRRSGTVKWFNDQKGFGFIALDDGSAEVFVHHTAIQADGFRSLAEGEKVELDVVDGPKGPKAENVVKQAF, encoded by the coding sequence ATGCGCAGAAGCGGCACAGTCAAGTGGTTCAACGATCAGAAGGGCTTCGGGTTCATCGCGCTCGATGATGGATCCGCCGAGGTCTTCGTTCACCACACGGCGATCCAGGCGGATGGCTTTCGGAGCCTGGCGGAAGGCGAGAAGGTCGAACTCGATGTCGTCGACGGGCCGAAAGGCCCCAAAGCCGAGAACGTGGTCAAGCAGGCCTTTTGA
- a CDS encoding DUF6065 family protein, producing MAKKAKARPQSARGIELTAFRVAETALDIVTGDQRREWMDETPDRFAYRCLPLLIANQAGWDLLCPTTFWLRWDGEVALDSIRFRWEDEPHPAIASHFGSGVLTFTPGYLFRTTKGHNLWARGCPNLPKDGIVPLDGIIETDWAPFSFTMNWKVTRPKHWIRFDEGEPICRIVPIPRHYLENVRPRTRELWDDKLVANQYTAWNESRAQFIDDLHAQDEEAVQQGWQRTYIRGQNMRGTRMQDHQTKLRLRDFLSLRK from the coding sequence GTGGCGAAGAAGGCAAAGGCGCGGCCGCAGTCCGCGCGCGGCATCGAACTGACGGCCTTCCGGGTCGCGGAGACCGCCCTCGATATCGTGACGGGCGACCAGCGCCGCGAGTGGATGGACGAGACGCCCGATCGCTTCGCCTACCGCTGTCTGCCGCTCCTCATCGCGAATCAGGCCGGCTGGGATCTGCTCTGCCCCACGACGTTCTGGCTTCGCTGGGACGGCGAGGTCGCGCTGGACTCCATCCGTTTTCGCTGGGAGGACGAGCCGCACCCCGCCATCGCGAGCCACTTCGGGAGCGGAGTCTTGACGTTCACGCCCGGCTATCTGTTCCGCACCACGAAGGGACACAACCTCTGGGCGCGAGGCTGCCCCAACCTTCCGAAGGACGGCATCGTCCCGCTCGACGGGATCATCGAGACGGACTGGGCCCCGTTCTCGTTCACGATGAACTGGAAGGTCACCCGGCCCAAGCACTGGATCCGCTTCGACGAGGGCGAGCCGATCTGCCGGATCGTCCCCATTCCGCGGCACTATCTCGAGAACGTGCGCCCCCGCACGCGGGAGCTGTGGGACGACAAGCTCGTCGCGAACCAGTACACGGCGTGGAACGAGTCCCGGGCCCAGTTCATCGACGACCTCCACGCCCAGGACGAGGAAGCGGTGCAACAGGGCTGGCAGCGGACCTATATTCGCGGCCAGAACATGCGCGGCACGCGGATGCAGGACCACCAGACGAAACTCCGGCTTCGCGATTTCCTGTCCTTGAGGAAATAG